A segment of the Bacteriovorax sp. PP10 genome:
AATGTTACTTTCTTCAGTTAGCGCTTTTGCTGCTAACCCAAAAATCACTATTAAAACGAATAAAGGGGATATCGAAGCTGAACTTTTCGAAGACAAAGCTCCAATCTCTGTAAAAAACTTCCTAAGCTACGTTGAAAAAGGTCACTACAAAGGGACTATCTTTCACCGAGTGATCAATAACTTCATGATCCAGGGTGGTGGTTTTGATAAAGATATGAAGGAAAAGTCAGTTGGTGCCGGAATTAAGAACGAAGCAGCTAACGGTCTTAAAAACGAAGCGGGAACTCTTGCTATGGCAAGAACTAACGTTGTAGATAGCGCGACAGCTCAATTCTTCATCAATGTAAACGATAACGCATTCCTTGATCACCGTGATGCCTCAGACCAAGGGTTTGGGTACGCAGTTTTCGGGAAAGTGACAAGCGGAATGCCGATTGTGAACAAGATTAAGATGGTAAAAACAGGGTCTCGCGGGATGTATGAAGACGTTCCAACAGAACCAGTAGTTATTTTAGACATCATCAAAAAGAAGTGATAGGTTAGTCGCAACAAAAAATAGACGGGGATTTTATGCAAGTTCAAAAAAACAAAGTCGTAGCAATCGACTATAAACTAACAGACTCAAAAGGCGCGATGATCGATTCATCTGAAAGCCATGGTCCACTTACTTATATCCAAGGGATTGGTAATTTAATTCCAGGACTTGAAAAAGAACTTGAAGGTAAAAAAGCTGGCGACAACATTAAAGTTAAAATCGACGCAAAAGACGGATACGGAGAAAGAAACGATTCTCTATGCCAAACAGTACCTCGCGCACAATTCGAGTCAACTGAAGCACTAGAAATCGGAATGCAATTCGAAGTAGAAACTGAGCAAGGTGAACTTGTTGTTTCTGTAACGAAAATCGATGGCGACAACGTAACTGTAGACGGGAACCACCCTCTTGCAGGCGTAGAGCTTCACTTCGACGTAACGATCAAGTCAATCAGAGATGCTTCAGCTGAAGAAATCGCTCATGGACACGTTCACGGAGAAGGCGGACACCACCACTAATGAATTATCTTAAGACTTACCTTCCTTATCTTTTCGGAAATAAAGAAGGTAAGTCTTATGTTTTTCCGCAGGACCTTGATTGGGACAATTTGAATTTCGAAGAGTCCCTAATGATGTACAGTCTCAACGACGACATCGACTCTTTCATCAACACACTCGACATCACTAGTTTACTTCCATCGCAAATCTTTCATTTATTCAGCTATAAAAAACAACTTGATCATTATTTCTTCACGAACCTTACGAGTTTCTATCCGGAAGAGTATGAGCTTTTTTTAAAAGCGAAGAAGGGCGAAGTTTTAAAGCACGATGATGTTCAGGAAATTCTCAATTACAAAAACCATGAACTCTCAATGTTCGCCATTTTCAGAGAAGGCAGACATAAACCAGGAAAGATTTTTGTAAAGGATTCGTACAATCGCTTTGTTCACAATCTAAATGGAAGTGTATGGTCGATTCCAATTCTCGGTGTATCGGGGAGAGGGCTGCCATTTAACCATTCTAACGGAACAACTCCCTGTGGAGTCTTCACTGTTGATTCAGTCATGCCTGAGGCCAACCAGCACGCTGAGTTTGGGAAGTTTAGACGACTTATCGTGAACTTCATTTCTCAGTCAGAGGGTGAAGAGAAAATTAAACAAATGCTACCGACATCTCACTACAAAAAATCATGGTGGCAACAATGCGTGGTGGCCCGTGAGCTTGGTCGCAGCCTGCTTCGAATTCATGGAACAGGAACCATCAACAAAAATCCTTTTACCCCGCATTTTCCAATGATTCCGAGCTCGGGTTGCCTGACAACTACAGAGACTCATTTGATGGGATTGGTTCAAATCAATCACCAAAGGAATCTTCTTGATACCTTGATGAAGGCCCAAAACCTTCCAGTTACCTATGAAAACGAGTCTAAAATTCATGGTGTCTTGTATGTCATCGACTTCGATGGTACATATCAAACACTTGAATTTAAAAGCTAGTTACAAGGTTTCAACCAATGTACATCTCAACTAAAAAATTTACGGGCTTTCCCTGTACTCACCGCCAATGGAGAGACGAAGGTCACTGCAAATATGTTCATGGATACTCTCGTGAGTTCATGTTCTGGTTTAAAGCATCGTCTCTTGATAACAAGGGATGGGTTATGGACTTCGGTGGATTCAAAGAATTTAAAAAATTCTTAGACCACACTTTCGATCATACATTTTTGGCAAACCAAGATGATCCCGAACTTCCGTTATTTGAAGAGATGGATAAAAAAGGAATCATCATGCTTCGAGTTCTTCCAAGTGTTGGCATGGAAGGGACTTCAAAGTTTTTGCATGAGAAAATGAATGAGTATTTAAATAAGCACACTCAAGGGCGCGTTTACTGCTTTAGAGTTGAAACCAGAGAAAACGAAAAGAACTCTGGGATTTATGAAGAAGATAAAAACGGATTTACTGCTGTATAGGAATTTTTATGACAATGATTGACCCAAAAGCGATATTAAAAAAAGTAACACCGACTCCACAAGTTGAGACGGGATTAACTAACGATGAAAAGAAAGTAAAGATCACAGCACTGTTCACTGAGATCATGAATACGTTAGGCCTTGACCTGACTGACGACTCGTTAAGAGAAACTCCTCACAGAGTGGCTAAGATGTATGTAGACGAAATTTTCTATGGTCTTGAAGTGGAAAAATTTCCAAAGATTACAATCGTTGAAAACAAGTTTGATTATGACCATGCGGTTATCGAAGTGAACATCGTGACGAACTCTCACTGTGAGCACCACTTTGTTCCAATTATCGGGAAAACACACATTGCTTACATCCCGAAAAATAAAGTTTTAGGTCTATCAAAACTTAACCGTATCGTAGACTACTTTGCCAAGAGACCTCAGATCCAGGAGCGCTTAACGCTTCAGATTCACCAGGCCCTGGTAAATATACTTGAAACTGATGATGTAGCAGTTGTAACAGATGCAATGCATGCGTGTGTGAAGACTCGTGGGATTAAAGATGTGACGTCTATGACGAGAACATCGAAGCTTTCAGGAGCGTTTAAGCAGGATACATGTCATCGTGCTGAGTTCTTGAATACGATTCCTAGAGCTCAAGAAGTTATCTACTAAATTTAATACAGCTCTTTGGAAAGACTATTCTAAAGAGCTGTTGTAATTTTATATTTCAAAACATTATCTAGAGTAATTTTTTCCAACAATCCTCACATTTTTTATCAGCATGCTAAATGTAACGTAGTTATCTAATACAACAACGGAGTATTTATGAAAAAAGTGATAGTAATGATGGCCCTTATTGTCTCATCTGTATCAGCACATGCTAGAAGCATGTCTGCTCAAATTGCAGGAGCTCCGATTGTATCGACAGCAGTTACGACTTACGGAACTGGAATGATATCGAGTGGATGGAGTTTGAGTAAAGAAGCACGACAAATCATAGCTGACGGAGAAGAGTACGCTCTAACAGGTCAACTAGCTCCATACCTAAAACAAAGCGTAGAAAGCCTTCAAGCTCAATCAGATGATTTATCAACGGCTGAAGCTGTCGATCTGTTAATTGAAAAAGCTGTTTCTATTCTAGAGTAAAAATTAAATTCTATAATTTAAAAGCGCGATCTTAGAATCGCGCTTTTTTTTTGCTTGCTGACTACAGCAAGCTGAAATGATTTGAAAAAAATATAAAAGGCTTAATTATTTTTTTTAATGAGCTATGTTGCATTTAACAACAACAGACTCTTTTAAAAGGATGAATTATGAAAAAGTTTTTAGTATTAGCAGCTATCTTATCAACAGTTTTTTCTTTTCAAGCAAAGGCCGCGGCCATCGCAGGATCGTATCTAGCAACTACATTGGCATATGGATCACTTTATATGTCAGAACATAACAAAGTGGCGCAGGTCTACGCTGATGGGCAAGAGTTTTTAATGAATGGAGATATGTCATTATCGTTAGAAGAATTAGTTCGTAACACAAAAGCGACTCATCCAGAGCTATCTGAGTATGAAATTGTAGATGGATTAATGAACGAAGCAGGAGCAATCCTAGGAAACTAATGATTAGTCATTGTCTAACGTTAGGTTGACTTGTCTAAGACGAATCAATTTGTAGAATCAACCCCCTAAACCTATACTATTTGAAGTTTAGGGGGGTTTTAAATGAACGAACTACTTGTTAAGAATTTCATCAAAGTTTTAGAAAATGGTTACATGCCTGATCCGATCACAAGAGTTGGAATCAGATCGCTTGTGAAAGCGAGACTGCATGAAAGTTTTCGAGAGACCGCCAACGACCCTCAATACCTTAAAAATTACGCAAAAAAATTAAAGCTATCACCACTCGCTATCATGACGAATGAGGCGAATAAGCAGCATTATGAAGTTCCTACGGCCTTCTATGATTTAAGCTTAGGCCGTCATAAAAAATACAGTTCTTGTTATTGGGACCAAGACACAAAGACTTTGGAAGAAGCTGAACAAAAAGCTCTTGATCTTTCAATTGAGCATGCTCAAGTTCAGGATGGCATGCGTGTTTTAGAATTAGGTTGTGGATGGGGATCTCTTTCATTAGAGCTTGCCAGACGTTTCCCTAATTCAAAAATTGTTGCTGTTTCAAACTCCAAAACTCAAAAAGAGTATATTGATAACCAGGCCATCTCTCGTGGGTTAGAGAACCTGACGGTATTAACACGTGATCTAGGATTAGAAAGTAATTATGATTTTGGTACTGAGAAATTTGACCGCGTGATGAGTATCGAGATGATGGAGCATTTAAGAAACTATGAATTGTTTTTTAAATCTCTCGCACCTTCAATTAAAGACGATGGGAAATTTTTTATCCATATTTTTACTCACAAAGAAACACCATACTTCTTTGAAACAGAAGGTGAAGACAACTGGATGGGAAAATACTTTTTCTCAGGCGGGCAAATGCCTTCTCGAGATCTATTTGATCTATTCAATAACGACCTAGTGGTTGAAAAGAAATGGGATTGGAATGGAGATCATTACAGCAAAACTCTTGAAGCATGGTTAGATAATACTGATCAGGAAAAAGCACAAGTGCTCTCGATGTTTAAGAAGACTTATGGCGAAGGCTCTGAAGTTATCTGGTACAACCGTTGGAGAGTGTTTTTCATGTCATGTTCGGAATTGTTTAAATACAATGACGGAAAAGAGTGGGGAGTGACTCACTATCTTATGACGAAGAAAAAATAATGTTTAAAAAAGTTAAAACAGTGATTGTTGAGCAGATTAAAATGGGAGTCACCCCAGAGAAGCTTGCTCAAAGTGTAATGACTGGAGTGATTATTGGTATTATTCCTTTTTTAGGAACAGCGACATTACTCGCGGCCCTGACAGCGACCAAGATGAAGCTCAATCATGTAGTGACTCAAACGGTGAATTATTTGATGTATCCGGTTCAGATCATTATGATTCCTGTTTACATCAAAATCGTAGGGTTGATCTTTGATGTTGGGGACACTCCCGTGCGCCCGGATTTAATCTACGCTCAATTTAAAGAGTCTCCTTCAGTCTTTCTTATGAAGTACGGATTGATTGGCTTCTATGCTCTTTTTGTCTGGGGATTTTTAGCACTCGTACTTTATTTTATTTTTTATCCAATCATCTTAAAATCAATTGTGAAGTTTAAAGGGAGACGTGCCGCATGGAATGGTTAGCACTTTTTGGACTGGCATTGGCCGTGACTATTGTTGTGATGTTTCTCAGCTGGTTATGGGCCGTTAAGGTTAATAACTTTGGATTAGTTGATGCTGTATGGGCCTTTTGCTTTTTACTTCAGGCCATTATCTTTTATATTTTCTCTGATGGTTTTGCGACGAGAAAGATTCTTCTACTTGCAATGATTGGATTATGGAGTTGTCGCTTAGGGTATTTTTTAACTAAAAGAATCTATGGCCATCATCCTGATGAGGATACCCGTTATAAACATTTAAGGTCTGAATATAAAGAAAAATTTAAATCACGCTTCCTTCTGTTTTATTTTTATCAGGCCATCAGTGTCTCTGTCTTAACTCTTCCTTTCATTTTTGTTTTTAGAAATACGACTGAGTCTATCAGTGCTTTTGAAATAGCGGGCGCTATTTATTGGCTAGTTGCTGTTTGCGGAGAGGCCGTGGCCGATCATCAAATGAGCGAGTTCAAAAAGCTCTCTCAAAGTCGCCCGGAAATGGGGAAGACTTGCAATATTGGTTTATGGAAATACTCACGTCACCCTAACTACTTTTTTGAGAGTAATATATGGTGGGGATTCTTCATCTTTATGATTGGCTCTGGAGTTTTTTGGGGTGCTTATTCAGCGGTTATTATATTGCTTTTACTACTTAAGGTTACAGGCGTACCTCCTTCAGAAGAGCAGTCTCTTAAGACTCGTGGAGAAGAGTATCGTGCCTATCAGAGGAAAACTTCGATGTTCATCCCGTGGTTCCCTAAACAGAGCTAATTCACTCTTGCTTTAATTGTGTACATATTACACGTTTTCTTCAATTTTTTTCTGGTTGAGGTATGAATAACCATCAACACTTCAGACAAGGATTATATATGAAAAAATTAGCAATTATGTGTGCACTTATGACTACGACAATTTCATTTCAAGCAAACGCTCTAGAAGCTATTGCAGGTACTTATATTTCAGCATCATTGGGATTATCTACAATTGGTGGAATGACGAGTTCAGGAAAAGAATGCCAAATTATGGTTTGTAAGCGTTCAGAGCAAATCGTTTTAGATGCTCAGGACTACTACGCATCTGGAAAAATGTCTGAGTTCCTAGCAACTTCAGTTAAGGAATTAAAAGAAACTGCTGGTGACATTTCTGATGATGAAGCTGTTGATATCTTAGTTGATTTCGCTCACCGTACGTTAGAACTTTACTAGTCTTAATTTTTTATCTTTCCTATATAAAGGCTTCCATTCGGAGGCCTTTTTTTTATTCTAAAAACCATTTCTCTCTGTCTAAACTTTAGACACCCCCTTATAAATCCTACACTTTATATTGTTCTGAACTCTAGAAATGCCATGATGACTCATTATTACTCACGACAACCTCAAAGGATGTTTATGAAGAAGCTTATCATCATGCTTGCTGCCGTTTTATCAACTTCAGTTCATGCGGCACCTGAAAACCCACTTCTAAGTACAACGGTTGCCCCTACTGCTGGAACGATACTATCTACAATGACGACCCAAGGTGATGCGATCATGAAAGAGGCGCAGGCGATCCTTAAAGAAGGTCATGAATATTATCAAACAGGAAAAAAGGGGATTCTCATCTCAAAAAGAGTCGAGGAACTTCAGGAAGAAGAAGATATGTCTGAGAACGAAGCAGTCGATACATTAATGAAAACAGCTCAAGAAATTTTAAACTAACTTTTAATAACGTTAACTAACAAGGACAAAAAATGAAAACAATTTTAATTACACTTTCTCTAATGGCTTCAATTGTTTCAGCGCAAGCTTATGCAAATAGCGATGCATTCTCTGCAAATACGGCAGCAGTTACATTCTCTCCATTGCTTCCTTTTGTTGGAACAACCGCTCTATCAACTATGCTTTCATCGGATACAAATGTTCATAAAGAAGCACTTCAAATTATGAAAGAAGGACAAGAGTATTATCAAACAGGTGATATGGGGATTCTAATTGGAAGTAAAGTTGAGCAACTTCAAGAAGAGCAAGACATGTCTGATGATGAAGCAGTTGATTCAATCATGAACCAAGCAGCAGCACTTTTAAATTAAAAATTAACTACACCAAAGGAATTTTATGAAAATGTTTTTAATCGCTTTAACACTTATTTCTTCAGTCGTTTCGACTCAAACTCATGCGGCCGCTTTAGTTGCAGTGGGATCAGTTGCATTGACTTCAGGTTCAATGACTTCGTATACAGGAGCTCTTCGTAAAGCTGAATTTATTGCTAACGATGGTTTAGAATATTATAATTCTGGAACTTTATCTCCAGAGCTTGCTGATGCAGTAAGAAATGTTTTAGAGATTCAACCAGAGATGTCTCAAAATGAAGCTGTCGATTTATTAATGAATGAAGCTTCGGATCTTTTAAAGTAATTAGTATTCATCATATGACGATGGCCTTGAGAGCTGCTCTAGATAATAGATCTGCTCTCGAAGGTCATTGATTTGTCCTTCCCAATAAGAAGGGGACTCAAAGAATGGAAATGCATTCTTAAAAGCTGGGTCATCAAAACGTTTTGCAATCCACGCCGAGTAATTAATCATTCGTAGTGTTCTTAAAACTTCTGTTAAACGAAGCTCTTCATAATTAAAATCCCTCATCGAAGTGTAACCTTCTAAAAGAGTATTTCTTAAATTGTCTGCGTATTCATCGCGACCAGGAAGAAGTAGCCACATATCCTGAACAGCAGGACCCATGACCATATCGTCGAAGTCGATTAAATTGAAAACATCGCCACGTTTTAAAATATTTCCAAGATGACAGTCACCGTGAATGCGAATGTTCGTTACATTTTTAAATGAGTCTTTCGTAAGATTATAAATCGTCTCTAGTACAGTTTTGTAACTAAGCTCGTAATGAGCGGGAACGATTTTTTGTCCGATCAGATAATCCAGATTGGATTTCAAATAGACTTCAGGATTGATGGTTAATCGGTGAGGAGCATTCTTCATTGAACCGACATTGTGAAGACGAGCAAGCAGGCGTCCTACTTGTTCCATTTCTTCTGTCGTGAATTCATCGGGAGCGCGTCCACCTTGTTTCGGGAAGAGCGTGTAGTAAAGCTCAGGATCGGGAAGAGTGAAGAGCGTTTTCTCTTCAAACTGAATTGGTGCGATCACCGGAACTTCAAATTCAGTCAGATCCAATAAGAAGTCGTGCTCCTCTTGGATCTGCTGCTTAGTCCATCTGCCAGGACGATAAAATTTTATGATTTTTGAATGGTCGCTTGGATTGTCTGAATCACTTTCAATTTCCACTTCATAAACGCGATTTTCCATCGAGTTCATGGCCATGACTCTTCCAGTGGTTCTAAAGCCTAATTTTTCAACCGTATCTAAAACCAAATCCGGGTTTAGTTCGAAGAAAAATTGTGTGGCATTTGTGCCCCAAAGGTTTGTAGTCACGAAGCTCCTAGTGAATCATATGGTAAACTTCAAGCATCTCTTTATTCAGAAGTTCCATTTTCTTTGGAACATCCGGGTGATTAACATCTGATTGATTCAGAAGGTAATTTTCAGGACCTTTTGGTTTTACCATGAACTTTGATTGCCAGATATTACTTTGAGGCATGTTGATGTCTGCAGAGTAAATGAATTCAGCTTTGATTTCTGGCTTAATGAAATCCTGGATTGAGTTGAATGGTTGATCGTTGTAAATCTTCTTCCCATTTTCTGTACGAGCGTAACCACGAACAACGTAGTCTACGTATACAACGTCACATTCGAAAGATTCGAATAGATAGTTGATTGCGTTTAATGGAATAATTTCTCCACAAGTTGCTACGTCGATGTCTACTCTGAATGAGCAGATCCCATCTGGATCAGCAGCATCTGGGTATGTGTGAGCAGTGATGTGTGATTTATCTAAGTGAGCACTTACCTGAACAGAAGGGATCGGCTCTCCGCCACCCTTAATGTCAGACATAAGCACCATTGTTGAAGCTCCAACCGGATCATAGTCCTGAACAGAAACGGCAAGAATATTAGCTTCGATGATTTCTACAATCTTCTTTGAGATTTCAGCGATTCTATTAGCGTTATATTTATCGTGAATGTAATTTACGTACTGTGCCTTTTGCTCGTCATTTAGAGCAATACAAAAGTCGTAAAGGTTGAAGCTTAAAATCTTCGTCAGATTGTTGAATCCAGAGATTTTAATTTTTTCAGAAGGTGCGATTTTAGATTGAAACATAAGACCAATTTTCCTATCAAAAAAGTATTGCGTAATTAAATTTCACGAACTATCTATGTGTCACAGAATACATTGTGTGACAATGCTTATCAGCACATCTGATAGCTATTTGACCAAGAATTGGAGACTTATGACAACTGAAATCAACGAAAAAAACCTAAATGAATTGTTAATCGAAAAGGATTGGTATTCTGAGCGCTATTTTCACAAGAATGTGGCCACTTCTTTCAAAATAAAATCCATTTTGCACTCTGAAAAGAGCCAGTACCAGAAAATCGACGTTCTTGACACATACGGTGTAGGACGCTTGTTACTTCTAGACGGAAAAACTATGGTTTCTGACCATGATGAATTCGTGTACCACGAAGTTATGGGTCACATACCATCAATGGTTCACCCAAAAATTAAAAATGTTCTAATCATCGGTGGTGGTGATGGGGGGATCGTTCGCGAGTTCGTAAAGCACCCTGAAATTGAAAGAATCGACCTTGTTGAAATCGACGAGAGAGTTATCGAAGTTTCTAAAAAATATTTCCCTGACTGTACTTCTGGTCTTTCTGATAAACGTGTAAACGTTCTTCCACAAGATGGTGTTGAGTACATTAAGTCATTCAAGAATTTCTTTGATGTAATTATTATCGATTCAACTGACCCAGAAGATTTTGCTGCTGGATTGTTCACTCAAGAGTTTTATAAGCACGTGAGTGATGCTCTAACAGATAACGGAATCATGATGGCACAAACTGAAAACCCATTCTACGATGAGTATGGGATTAAGTCGTTCTACGATAACCTTCGTAACGTTTACCCGGTTGTTAAGTCTTTCACAGGGCCAATGCTAATTTACCCAGGAGTATTCTGGACGTTTGCTTACGCTTCTAAAGGACTTGTTCCTACAACTCTTAACGAGTCTAAGATGCCTTTCATGAAGGAGCTTGAGAAGTCGCTTAAGTGGTACAATATGGATTGGCATAAAGGTGCCTTCAATATTTCGAACATTCATAAAAAAGTTACTGGTTGTTAATATGAAAGGGTCCCGATTGGGGCCCTTTTTTTTACCAAAAAATTCTAAACAATATTATTGCAATTAGAATATCTATTCCAGTTTTTGAGATGACTTCTTCCTTGAACATATCTTAATCACTTTCCCTCAGATTCCTTAAAAAATGGCCACTTTTCATTGGAGAATAAGTTTTTATTTACTCCCAGAATAGGCAGTAACTACCCGAATACTAGGAAATTAATTTACCGTTTAATATTATTTAGAGAGTCACGATAAAGTGTTTAGATGGTTATTTGAATGAGGACTGTAATCTATTATGAGTTCAACGAAAGAGTTAAATAAAAGTTGGCACTATAAGCAATTTTTAATTGCAGCTGTTTTGTTTTTGTTTGTAGGTTGTATTGAAAAAAGTTCTCTTGAGGTAAGTTCTAACAAAGTAAAAAAATCTGAAAATCTAAACGTTACTGTTTCTAATATCCAAATCATTAATCATCAAATCGTACTTACTGGAACACACTTAGATAGTGTGACGACTTTCAATGTGAAAGAAGGGGCCACGGTAACGAATCTTCAGATAGAGTCTAAATCTGCAACATCAATTGTTGCCAATACATTAATGAATGTAACTTTTGCTGCCGGAAAGATTTTTGATTTTATTTTATCGAGTGCCAGTGCTTCATCAACTTTCACAATTAATTTTTCTCTTTGTGATTCTACTCTTGGTGGAAAAGCTTTTGATTGCTTGACTACACCATTAGATAAGCAAGTTCTCTCTTATGATCAGGTCTCTGGAAAATGGATGCCACGAGATGTGAACGGACTTAGTTATATTGGAACATTTGATGCGAGCACTGGAGCGAATCCCGCCATTAAACCGGCCGGGCAATATTATATTGTAAGCGTGGCCGGTGATATTTATACAAGTTCAGTTATCCTGGGTATTGGAGACTGGATTGTTTCTAACGGAACCATATGGCAAAAAATAGATAACAGTACAGTGATCACTTCCGTCTTTGGAAGAACGGGTGTGGTAAGCGCTATAAAAGGTGATTACACTCTCACGAAACTTGCTGACGTTGATGTGACAACAATCACACCATTAAGTGGTGATGTCTTAAAATTTGATGGAACTAATTGGGTTCCAGGTGTTGTGAGTGGAGGCGGTGGCGGAACAGTGACAGCGGTATCGGGAACACCACCGATTGCGAGCACTGGAGGAGCGACTCCAGCGATTTCTATTTCACAGGCAACGACTACGACTGATGGATATTTATCTTCAGCAAATTGGAATACATTTAATAATAAAGAACCGGCCATTACCGCACAGGGCACGACGAAGTTTTTTAGAGGCGATAAAACATTTGTCACTCTTGATACGAGTCTCGTTCCTGAAAATACTAATTTGTATTTTACAGATGCCAGAGCGATAGCAGCACCGATTACAGCACCGACATTAACGAACTCGGCAATCGCCACAAGTGATACGATTCAAGTGGCCCTTGGGAAATTACAAGCTCAACTCAACAATACTTTAAGTCTTGCCCTTACCGGATTATCAACTGCAACCAGTTCAGCAATCACTGCAGCTGATTCTATCCTGATAGCACTTGGGAAATTACAAGCACAAATTACCACTACCGATGGAAGTTATGTGGCAAAGGCCGGAGGAAGCACTCTGGCGGGTACAACAACTCTTACGGGAGTGATTAACGTTTCAACGGGGCTGGGAAGAATTACAGTTGTAGATTCGCCGGCCATTGCAACTGATGTGGCAAATAAAGCTTATGTCGACAATGCAACGAGCTTGCAGAGACCGAGCTCTTATTCTCCGTCGTGTCCGACAAATTATATTTCAGTGCCGGCGATCCCTTATTATCCAGGCCCGAGTTTTTGTGTGATGAAATATGAAGCAAAAACGGGATCGAATGTCGTTGCTGCTACGACTGCAGCAGCAGGCACACCGGTAGCGACTATCAATAGAAATAATGCACGAACGTCTTGTCGCTTAATCGGAGCAGGATACGATCTTATTTCAAATGCCCAGTGGCAAACGATTGCCAGAAATATTGCCGATCAACCAAGCAACTGGAGTACAGGAACAGCTTATTCAGGAGAGCTTAATCGTGGGCACTCAGATGGCACACCAGCAAGTAAATTAGCTGCTTCAACTGATAACGATGGTTGTAGTGGGACAGGACAAACTTGTTCAGATGTTGTTTGGGATTCTCAACGAAGAACAAACACTCTTTCAAACGGAGAAGTGATTTGGGATATGGGTGGAAATCTTCTTGAATGGGTAAGTGACAATAATGTGATCTCTCAAGGCGCAGGTGATTATACTTCAATGCTGAATGCGGGAGATAATAAGCAAATCAGATATGGAAATGATCAGTTTTGTGGAACTCCTACGGTTTCACCTTACTGCGGGATGGGATTT
Coding sequences within it:
- the speE gene encoding polyamine aminopropyltransferase gives rise to the protein MTTEINEKNLNELLIEKDWYSERYFHKNVATSFKIKSILHSEKSQYQKIDVLDTYGVGRLLLLDGKTMVSDHDEFVYHEVMGHIPSMVHPKIKNVLIIGGGDGGIVREFVKHPEIERIDLVEIDERVIEVSKKYFPDCTSGLSDKRVNVLPQDGVEYIKSFKNFFDVIIIDSTDPEDFAAGLFTQEFYKHVSDALTDNGIMMAQTENPFYDEYGIKSFYDNLRNVYPVVKSFTGPMLIYPGVFWTFAYASKGLVPTTLNESKMPFMKELEKSLKWYNMDWHKGAFNISNIHKKVTGC